In Centroberyx gerrardi isolate f3 chromosome 11, fCenGer3.hap1.cur.20231027, whole genome shotgun sequence, the following are encoded in one genomic region:
- the supt6h gene encoding transcription elongation factor SPT6 isoform X1, whose product MSDFIESEAEESEEEFEEKDLKPKKTQRFMEEDDEEEEENTEDQDERGNLRGLIDDGDDEEEEEEAEKSASGGASDSEDEVRHRRKKRNYDDYLDDDDLDLIEENLGVKVKRRKKKYDRVKTMDDDEEDDDEKDLIADEIFTGDGDGDGDLEEGETLDVPLQRPDIDDEGEDEESDIDDFIVDDDGQPITKKRGKKFSAYTDAALQEAQEIFGGDFDFADFDADAYDQGEEEEEDQDDESWDRPKKQTKRRQGRKSIFEIYEPSELESSHMTDQDNEIRSTDMPERFQLRSIPVKPAEDDELEEEAEWIFRHGFSTLTISMQESTDYLDRGTTTNFSRKGPSTIAKIKEALNFMRNQQFEVPFIAFYRKEYVEPELNINDLWKVWQWDEKWTQLKTRKQNLTRLFRRMQSYQFEQISADPDKPLADGIRPLDTADMERLKDVQSLDELSDVYNHFLLYYGRDIPKMQNAAKANKKRLKRIKEVSEDGDEEELQVEEEEERKGPDLKLASRRDMYSICQSVGLDGLAKKFGLTPEQFGENLRDSYQRHETEQFPAEPVELAKDYVCSQFTTPEAVLEGTRYMVAMQIAREPLVRHVLRQTFQERAKINIKPTKKGKKEVDEAHFAYSFKYLKNKPVKELNGDQFLKMCLAEEEGLLTIDICIDLIGVKGYAGDQTYFDEIKQFYYRDEFSHQVQEWNRQRTLAIERSLNQFLYPQMSKELKSKLITEAKENIVRSCCRRLYNWLKVSPYRPDQQVEEDDDLMDESQGKGIRVLGVAYAPSRDTPVFCALINGEGEVVDFLRLPYFMKRRNAFREDEREKKAHDIENLKKFLSGKKPHVVAVAGENRDAHMIMEDIKRTISELEQESSLPAVGVELVDNELATLYMNSKKSEADFRDYPPLLRQAVSIARKIQDPLVEYAQVCSSDEDILCLKLHPLQEHVVKEDLLSALYCEFINRVNEVGVDVNRGIAHPYTQSLVQYVCGLGPRKGSHLLKILKQNNTRLENRTQLVTMCHMGPKVFINCAGFIKIDTASLGDSTDSYIEVLDGSRVHPETYEWARKMAVDALEYDESAEDANPAGALEEILENPERLKDLDLDAFAEELERQGYGNKGITLYDIRAELSCRYKDLRVPYRVPNTEEVFNLLTKETPETFYIGKLITSVVTGIAHRRPQGESYDQAIRNDSTGLWQCPFCQQDNFPELSEVWNHFDSGSCPGQAIGVRSRLDNGVQGFIPTKFLSDKVVKHPEERVKVGMTVHCRIMKIDIEKFNVDLTCRTSDLMDKGNEWKLPKDSYYDFDTETEDQKQDEELKKKQQRTPYIKRVIAHPNFHNISFNQAEKMMESLDQGDLVIRPSSKGENHLTVTWKVADGIYQHVDVREEGKENAFSLGHTLWINNEEFEDLDEISARYIQPMAAFARDLLVHKYFQDCNGGEKEKMEELLVRTKREKPTFIPYFISACKALPGKFILGYQPRGKPRIEYVTITPDGFRYRSQMFSTVNGLFRWFKDHYQEPVPGITPSNSSRTRTPASLNATPANINIADLTRAVNALPRNMTSQMFSAIAAVTGQGQNPNTTPAQWGSSQYGYGGSTGGGGGSSSAYHVFATPQQPIATPMMTPSYSYTTPSQQALGTPQYPGSTPQSSHSHGHAHAHGGHSSHHGHHGHHSSHPGHSSSTPSSSTSSRGRTPQQQQQQQQQPKSSNSSAVDWGKMAEQWLKEKEAEGRKKTPRMTPRPSPSPMIESTPMSIAGDATPLLDEMDR is encoded by the exons ATGTCAGACTTCATCGAGAGTGAGGCTGAAGAGTCGGAGGAGGAGTTTGAGGAGAAAGACCTCAAGCCCAAAAAGACCCAGAGGTTTATGGAGGAAGATG atgaagaggaagaagagaacaCAGAAGACCAGGATGAGCGAGGGAATTTAAGGGGACTCATTGATGACggagatgatgaggaggaggaagaagaggctgAAAAGAGTGCCAGTGGTGGGGCCAGTGACTCAGAAGATGAAGTTAGACATCGACGCAAAAAGCGCA ATTACGATGATTACCTGGATGACGATGATCTTGACCTAATTGAGGAGAACTTGGGAGTTAAAGTGAAAAGGAGG aaaaagaaatatgacCGTGTGAAAACGATGGACGATGacgaagaggatgatgatgagaagGACTTGATTGCTGATGAGATCTTTACTGGAGACGGGGATGGAGACGGAGacctggaggagggagagacactgGATGTGCCTCTCCAACGACCAGATATCGATGATGAGGGAGAGGACGAGGAGTCGG ACATAGACGATTTCATTGTGGATGATGACGGCCAACCCATCACCAAGAAGAGGGGCAAGAAATTTTCAGCATACACAGATGC AGCCCTCCAAGAGGCCCAGGAGATTTTCGGTGGCGACTTTGATTTTGCCGACTTCGACGCAGACGCTTACGAccagggtgaggaggaggaagaggaccaGGACGACGAGAGTTGGGACCGACCCAAGAAGCAGACGAAGAGGAGGCAGGGGAGGAAGAGCATCTTTGAGATCTATGAGCCCAGCGAGCTGGAAAGCAGCCACATGACCGACCAGGACAATGAGATCCGCTCTACAGACATGCCCGAGAggttccag TTAAGATCCATCCCTGTTAAACCTGCTGAGGACgatgagctggaggaggaagcagagtgGATCTTCAGACACGGCTTCTCCACCCTTACTATCTCCATGCAG GAGAGCACAGATTATCTAGACAGAGGGACAACCACAAACTTCAGCAGGAAAGGCCCCAGCACAATTGCCAAGATCAAGGAGGCCCTCAACTTCATGAGGAATCAGCAGTTTGAG GTTCCCTTCATAGCTTTCTACAGGAAAGAATATGTGGAGCCGGAGCTGAACATCAATGACCTGTGGAAGGTGTGGCAGTGGGATGAGAAG TGGACTCAACTGAAGACTCGGAAGCAGAACCTGACCCGTCTGTTCCGGAGAATGCAGTCCTACCAGTTTGAGCAGATCTCTGCTGACCCTGACAAACCTTTGGCTGATGGCATCCGTCCTCTGGACACCGCTGATATGGAGAG ACTGAAAGATGTCCAGAGCCTCGATGAGCTGAGCGACGTGTACAACCACTTCCTGCTCTACTATGGCCGAGACATCCCCAAAATGCAGAATGCAGCCAAGGCCAACAAAAAGAGGCTCAAGAGGATCAAGGAAGTGTCAGAGGATG gtgatgaggaggagttgcaggtagaggaagaagaggaacgCAAAGGACCTGACCTCAAGCTGGCATCTCGCAGGGACATGTACAGCATCTGTCAGAGCGTAGGCCTCG ATGGCTTGGCCAAAAAGTTTGGGTTAACGCCAGAGCAGTTTGGAGAAAATCTGAGAGACAGCTACCAGCGTCACGAGACAGAGCAGTTCCCTGCCGAGCCTGTGGAGCTGGCCAAAGATTATGTTTGCAG TCAGTTCACCACTCCTGAGGCAGTGCTTGAAGGGACCAGGTACATGGTGGCCATGCAGATTGCCCGTGAACCTCTGGTCAGGCATGTCCTCAGACAGACCTTCCAGGAGAGAGCCAAGATCAACATCAAGCCTACCAAGAAGGGCAAAAAG GAGGTGGACGAGGCTCACTTTGCCTATTCGTTCAAGTACCTCAAGAACAAGCCTGTGAAAGAGCTGAATGGAGATCAGTTCCTGAAGATGTGCCtggcagaggaagaggggcTGCTCACCATTGACATCTGTATTGACCTTATAGGGGTCAAAGG GTATGCTGGCGACCAGACATACTTTGATGAGATCAAGCAGTTCTACTACAGGGATGAGTTCAGTCACCAGGTGCAGGAGTGGAACAGACAGCGGACCTTAGCCATAGAGAGATCCCTCAACCAATTCCTCTACCCTCAGATGTCCAAAGAGCTCAAGAGCAAACTGATCACTGAGGCCAAGGAGAACATTGTCAGG TCCTGCTGTCGCCGGCTGTACAACTGGCTGAAGGTGTCTCCTTACAGACCAGATCAGCAGGTCGAGGAAGACGATGATCTGATGGATGAGAGTCAGGGCAAAGGCATCCGGGTACTGGGGGTAGCCTATGCACCCAGCAG AGATACACCAGTGTTCTGTGCTCTGATCAACGGAGAAGGAGAGGTGGTCGACTTCCTGCGTCTGCCCTACTTCATGAAGAGGAGGAACGCCTttagggaggatgagagagagaagaag GCCCACGACATTGAGAACCTGAAGAAGTTTCTGAGCGGCAAGAAACCTCATGTGGTGGCTGTTGCTGGGGAGAATAG AGATGCCCATATGATAATGGAGGACATCAAGAGGACCATCAGTGAGCTTGAGCAAGAGTCCTCTCTGCCCGCTGTGGGAGTGGAGCTTGTTGACAACGAATTAGCTACGCTCTACATGAACAGCAAGAAGTCTGAG GCTGATTTCAGGGATTACCCTCCCCTGCTGCGGCAGGCTGTGTCGATAGCCAGGAAGATACAGGATCCTCTGGTGGAGTACGCTCAGGTCTGCAGCAGTGATGAAGATATTCTCTGTCTCAAACTGCACCCGCTTCAG gaACATGTGGTAAAAGAGGATCTGCTCAGTGCGCTGTACTGTGAATTCATCAACCGGGTCAACGAGGTGGGAGTGGACGTCAACAGGGGCATCGCCCATCCTTACACTCAGAGCCTGGTGCAGTACGTCTGTGGCCTGGGACCAAGGAAGGGCTCCCACCTGCTCAAG ATCCTGAAGCAGAACAACACTCGTCTGGAAAACCGAACCCAGCTGGTCACCATGTGTCACATGGGACCCAAGGTCTTCATCAACTGTGCTGGTTTCATCAAGATCGACACCGCCTCGCTTGGAGACAG CACGGACTCCTACATCGAGGTTCTGGATGGGTCTCGCGTGCACCCGGAGACGTACGAGTGGGCCCGTAAGATGGCTGTGGACGCCCTGGAGTACGACGAGTCGGCAGAAGACGCCAACCCAGCCGGAGCTCTCGAGGAAATCCTGGAAAACCCAGAACGTCTCAAAGATCTGGACCTGGACGCCTTCGCTGAAGAGCTGGAGAGACag GGTTACGGGAACAAGGGAATCACTCTGTATGATATCCGTGCGGAGCTGAGCTGCAGGTACAAAGACCTGAGAGTTCCCTACAGAGTCCCCAACACCGAGGAGGTCTTCAACCTGCTCACTAAGGAGACTCCAGAGACCTTCTACATAG GTAAGCTGATCACCAGTGTGGTAACTGGCATCGCTCACCGGCGGCCGCAGGGAGAGAGTTACGACCAGGCCATCCGAAACGACTCCACAGGACTGTGGCAGTGCCCCTTCTGCCAGCAGGACAACTTCCCTGAGCTCAGCGAG GTGTGGAACCACTTTGACAGCGGCTCGTGTCCGGGCCAGGCCATCGGGGTGCGGTCCAGATTAGATAACGGCGTCCAGGGATTCATTCCCACCAAATTTCTCAGTGACAAGGTGGTCAAACACCCTGAAGAGAGGGTcaag gTGGGCATGACGGTACACTGCCGCATCATGAAGATCGACATTGAGAAATTCAACGTCGACCTCACGTGCCGCACCTCGGATTTAATGGACAAGGGCAACGAGTGGAAGCTCCCCAAGGACAGCTACTACGACTTTGACACGGAGACAGAGGACCAAAAACAGGACGAGGAGCTCAAGAAGAAACAGCAGCGAACAC catATATAAAGCGTGTGATCGCCCATCCCAACTTCCACAACATCAGCTTCAACCAGGCagagaagatgatggagtccttGGACCAGGGAGACTTGGTCATCAGGCCCAGCAGCAAGGGAGAGAACCACCTCACCGTCACCTGGAAA GTGGCTGATGGGATTTATCAGCATGTGGACGTGAGAGAAGAGGGCAAAGAGAACGCCTTCAGCTTGGGACATACCCTCTGGATCAATAATGAA GAGTTTGAAGATCTGGATGAGATCTCCGCTCGCTACATTCAGCCAATGGCGGCATTTGCCCGCGATCTGCTTGTGCATAAGTACTTCCAGGACTGcaatggaggagaaaaggag AAAATGGAGGAGCTGTTGGTCAGAACGAAGAGGGAGAAGCCTACTTTCATTCCTTACTTTATTTCGGCCTGTAAGGCTCTGCCAGGAAAGTTCATACTGGGCTACCAGCCTCGCGGAAAACCACG CATTGAGTATGTGACCATCACCCCAGACGGCTTCCGGTACCGCTCTCAGATGTTTTCTACAGTGAACGGACTGTTCCGCTGGTTCAAGGACCATTACCAGGAGCCTGTGCCAG GCATCACACCCAGCAACAGCAGCCGAACGAGGACGCCTGCATCTCTGAACGCCACCCCAGCCAACATCAACATCGCAG ACCTGACGCGAGCCGTCAACGCTCTCCCTCGCAACATGACCTCTCAGATGTTCAGTGCCATCGCTGCGGTCACAGGCCAAGGCCAGAACCCCAACACCACGCCGGCACAGTGGGGCTCCAGCCAGTACGGCTACGGCGGCAGcacagggggagggggaggcagcTCCTCTGCCTATCAT GTGTTTGCCACGCCGCAGCAGCCCATAGCGACGCCCATGATGACGCCCAGCTACTCCTACACCACCCCCAGCCAGCAGGCCCTGGGCACGCCGCAGTACCCCGGCTCCACCCCGCAGTCCTCGCACTCCCACGGACACGCCCACGCGCACGGAGGACACTCGTCGCACCACGGCCATCACGGCCACCACAGCAGTCACCCCGGACACTCGTCCAGCACGCCCTCATCCTCCACCTCGTCCAGAGGGCGCacgccgcagcagcagcagcagcagcagcagcagcccaa GTCCAGCAACAGCTCAGCGGTGGACTGGGGCAAGATGGCCGAGCAGTggctgaaggagaaagaggcagaggggcGGAAAAAGACCCCGAGGATGACGCCGCGGCCGTCGCCCAGCCCCATGATCGAGAGCACACCCATGTCCATCGCCGGAGACGCCACGCCCCTGCTGGATGAGATGGACCGATAG
- the supt6h gene encoding transcription elongation factor SPT6 isoform X2 has translation MSDFIESEAEESEEEFEEKDLKPKKTQRFMEEDDEEEEENTEDQDERGNLRGLIDDGDDEEEEEEAEKSASGGASDSEDEVRHRRKKRNYDDYLDDDDLDLIEENLGVKVKRRKKKYDRVKTMDDDEEDDDEKDLIADEIFTGDGDGDGDLEEGETLDVPLQRPDIDDEGEDEESDIDDFIVDDDGQPITKKRGKKFSAYTDAALQEAQEIFGGDFDFADFDADAYDQGEEEEEDQDDESWDRPKKQTKRRQGRKSIFEIYEPSELESSHMTDQDNEIRSTDMPERFQLRSIPVKPAEDDELEEEAEWIFRHGFSTLTISMQESTDYLDRGTTTNFSRKGPSTIAKIKEALNFMRNQQFEVPFIAFYRKEYVEPELNINDLWKVWQWDEKWTQLKTRKQNLTRLFRRMQSYQFEQISADPDKPLADGIRPLDTADMERLKDVQSLDELSDVYNHFLLYYGRDIPKMQNAAKANKKRLKRIKEVSEDGDEEELQVEEEEERKGPDLKLASRRDMYSICQSVGLDGLAKKFGLTPEQFGENLRDSYQRHETEQFPAEPVELAKDYVCSQFTTPEAVLEGTRYMVAMQIAREPLVRHVLRQTFQERAKINIKPTKKGKKEVDEAHFAYSFKYLKNKPVKELNGDQFLKMCLAEEEGLLTIDICIDLIGVKGYAGDQTYFDEIKQFYYRDEFSHQVQEWNRQRTLAIERSLNQFLYPQMSKELKSKLITEAKENIVRSCCRRLYNWLKVSPYRPDQQVEEDDDLMDESQGKGIRVLGVAYAPSRDTPVFCALINGEGEVVDFLRLPYFMKRRNAFREDEREKKAHDIENLKKFLSGKKPHVVAVAGENRDAHMIMEDIKRTISELEQESSLPAVGVELVDNELATLYMNSKKSEADFRDYPPLLRQAVSIARKIQDPLVEYAQVCSSDEDILCLKLHPLQEHVVKEDLLSALYCEFINRVNEVGVDVNRGIAHPYTQSLVQYVCGLGPRKGSHLLKILKQNNTRLENRTQLVTMCHMGPKVFINCAGFIKIDTASLGDSTDSYIEVLDGSRVHPETYEWARKMAVDALEYDESAEDANPAGALEEILENPERLKDLDLDAFAEELERQGYGNKGITLYDIRAELSCRYKDLRVPYRVPNTEEVFNLLTKETPETFYIGKLITSVVTGIAHRRPQGESYDQAIRNDSTGLWQCPFCQQDNFPELSEVWNHFDSGSCPGQAIGVRSRLDNGVQGFIPTKFLSDKVVKHPEERVKVGMTVHCRIMKIDIEKFNVDLTCRTSDLMDKGNEWKLPKDSYYDFDTETEDQKQDEELKKKQQRTPYIKRVIAHPNFHNISFNQAEKMMESLDQGDLVIRPSSKGENHLTVTWKVADGIYQHVDVREEGKENAFSLGHTLWINNEEFEDLDEISARYIQPMAAFARDLLVHKYFQDCNGGEKEKMEELLVRTKREKPTFIPYFISACKALPGKFILGYQPRGKPRIEYVTITPDGFRYRSQMFSTVNGLFRWFKDHYQEPVPGITPSNSSRTRTPASLNATPANINIADLTRAVNALPRNMTSQMFSAIAAVTGQGQNPNTTPAQWGSSQYGYGGSTGGGGGSSSAYHVFATPQQPIATPMMTPSYSYTTPSQQALGTPQYPGSTPQSSHSHGHAHAHGGHSSHHGHHGHHSSHPGHSSSTPSSSTSSRGRTPQQQQQQQQQPNNSSAVDWGKMAEQWLKEKEAEGRKKTPRMTPRPSPSPMIESTPMSIAGDATPLLDEMDR, from the exons ATGTCAGACTTCATCGAGAGTGAGGCTGAAGAGTCGGAGGAGGAGTTTGAGGAGAAAGACCTCAAGCCCAAAAAGACCCAGAGGTTTATGGAGGAAGATG atgaagaggaagaagagaacaCAGAAGACCAGGATGAGCGAGGGAATTTAAGGGGACTCATTGATGACggagatgatgaggaggaggaagaagaggctgAAAAGAGTGCCAGTGGTGGGGCCAGTGACTCAGAAGATGAAGTTAGACATCGACGCAAAAAGCGCA ATTACGATGATTACCTGGATGACGATGATCTTGACCTAATTGAGGAGAACTTGGGAGTTAAAGTGAAAAGGAGG aaaaagaaatatgacCGTGTGAAAACGATGGACGATGacgaagaggatgatgatgagaagGACTTGATTGCTGATGAGATCTTTACTGGAGACGGGGATGGAGACGGAGacctggaggagggagagacactgGATGTGCCTCTCCAACGACCAGATATCGATGATGAGGGAGAGGACGAGGAGTCGG ACATAGACGATTTCATTGTGGATGATGACGGCCAACCCATCACCAAGAAGAGGGGCAAGAAATTTTCAGCATACACAGATGC AGCCCTCCAAGAGGCCCAGGAGATTTTCGGTGGCGACTTTGATTTTGCCGACTTCGACGCAGACGCTTACGAccagggtgaggaggaggaagaggaccaGGACGACGAGAGTTGGGACCGACCCAAGAAGCAGACGAAGAGGAGGCAGGGGAGGAAGAGCATCTTTGAGATCTATGAGCCCAGCGAGCTGGAAAGCAGCCACATGACCGACCAGGACAATGAGATCCGCTCTACAGACATGCCCGAGAggttccag TTAAGATCCATCCCTGTTAAACCTGCTGAGGACgatgagctggaggaggaagcagagtgGATCTTCAGACACGGCTTCTCCACCCTTACTATCTCCATGCAG GAGAGCACAGATTATCTAGACAGAGGGACAACCACAAACTTCAGCAGGAAAGGCCCCAGCACAATTGCCAAGATCAAGGAGGCCCTCAACTTCATGAGGAATCAGCAGTTTGAG GTTCCCTTCATAGCTTTCTACAGGAAAGAATATGTGGAGCCGGAGCTGAACATCAATGACCTGTGGAAGGTGTGGCAGTGGGATGAGAAG TGGACTCAACTGAAGACTCGGAAGCAGAACCTGACCCGTCTGTTCCGGAGAATGCAGTCCTACCAGTTTGAGCAGATCTCTGCTGACCCTGACAAACCTTTGGCTGATGGCATCCGTCCTCTGGACACCGCTGATATGGAGAG ACTGAAAGATGTCCAGAGCCTCGATGAGCTGAGCGACGTGTACAACCACTTCCTGCTCTACTATGGCCGAGACATCCCCAAAATGCAGAATGCAGCCAAGGCCAACAAAAAGAGGCTCAAGAGGATCAAGGAAGTGTCAGAGGATG gtgatgaggaggagttgcaggtagaggaagaagaggaacgCAAAGGACCTGACCTCAAGCTGGCATCTCGCAGGGACATGTACAGCATCTGTCAGAGCGTAGGCCTCG ATGGCTTGGCCAAAAAGTTTGGGTTAACGCCAGAGCAGTTTGGAGAAAATCTGAGAGACAGCTACCAGCGTCACGAGACAGAGCAGTTCCCTGCCGAGCCTGTGGAGCTGGCCAAAGATTATGTTTGCAG TCAGTTCACCACTCCTGAGGCAGTGCTTGAAGGGACCAGGTACATGGTGGCCATGCAGATTGCCCGTGAACCTCTGGTCAGGCATGTCCTCAGACAGACCTTCCAGGAGAGAGCCAAGATCAACATCAAGCCTACCAAGAAGGGCAAAAAG GAGGTGGACGAGGCTCACTTTGCCTATTCGTTCAAGTACCTCAAGAACAAGCCTGTGAAAGAGCTGAATGGAGATCAGTTCCTGAAGATGTGCCtggcagaggaagaggggcTGCTCACCATTGACATCTGTATTGACCTTATAGGGGTCAAAGG GTATGCTGGCGACCAGACATACTTTGATGAGATCAAGCAGTTCTACTACAGGGATGAGTTCAGTCACCAGGTGCAGGAGTGGAACAGACAGCGGACCTTAGCCATAGAGAGATCCCTCAACCAATTCCTCTACCCTCAGATGTCCAAAGAGCTCAAGAGCAAACTGATCACTGAGGCCAAGGAGAACATTGTCAGG TCCTGCTGTCGCCGGCTGTACAACTGGCTGAAGGTGTCTCCTTACAGACCAGATCAGCAGGTCGAGGAAGACGATGATCTGATGGATGAGAGTCAGGGCAAAGGCATCCGGGTACTGGGGGTAGCCTATGCACCCAGCAG AGATACACCAGTGTTCTGTGCTCTGATCAACGGAGAAGGAGAGGTGGTCGACTTCCTGCGTCTGCCCTACTTCATGAAGAGGAGGAACGCCTttagggaggatgagagagagaagaag GCCCACGACATTGAGAACCTGAAGAAGTTTCTGAGCGGCAAGAAACCTCATGTGGTGGCTGTTGCTGGGGAGAATAG AGATGCCCATATGATAATGGAGGACATCAAGAGGACCATCAGTGAGCTTGAGCAAGAGTCCTCTCTGCCCGCTGTGGGAGTGGAGCTTGTTGACAACGAATTAGCTACGCTCTACATGAACAGCAAGAAGTCTGAG GCTGATTTCAGGGATTACCCTCCCCTGCTGCGGCAGGCTGTGTCGATAGCCAGGAAGATACAGGATCCTCTGGTGGAGTACGCTCAGGTCTGCAGCAGTGATGAAGATATTCTCTGTCTCAAACTGCACCCGCTTCAG gaACATGTGGTAAAAGAGGATCTGCTCAGTGCGCTGTACTGTGAATTCATCAACCGGGTCAACGAGGTGGGAGTGGACGTCAACAGGGGCATCGCCCATCCTTACACTCAGAGCCTGGTGCAGTACGTCTGTGGCCTGGGACCAAGGAAGGGCTCCCACCTGCTCAAG ATCCTGAAGCAGAACAACACTCGTCTGGAAAACCGAACCCAGCTGGTCACCATGTGTCACATGGGACCCAAGGTCTTCATCAACTGTGCTGGTTTCATCAAGATCGACACCGCCTCGCTTGGAGACAG CACGGACTCCTACATCGAGGTTCTGGATGGGTCTCGCGTGCACCCGGAGACGTACGAGTGGGCCCGTAAGATGGCTGTGGACGCCCTGGAGTACGACGAGTCGGCAGAAGACGCCAACCCAGCCGGAGCTCTCGAGGAAATCCTGGAAAACCCAGAACGTCTCAAAGATCTGGACCTGGACGCCTTCGCTGAAGAGCTGGAGAGACag GGTTACGGGAACAAGGGAATCACTCTGTATGATATCCGTGCGGAGCTGAGCTGCAGGTACAAAGACCTGAGAGTTCCCTACAGAGTCCCCAACACCGAGGAGGTCTTCAACCTGCTCACTAAGGAGACTCCAGAGACCTTCTACATAG GTAAGCTGATCACCAGTGTGGTAACTGGCATCGCTCACCGGCGGCCGCAGGGAGAGAGTTACGACCAGGCCATCCGAAACGACTCCACAGGACTGTGGCAGTGCCCCTTCTGCCAGCAGGACAACTTCCCTGAGCTCAGCGAG GTGTGGAACCACTTTGACAGCGGCTCGTGTCCGGGCCAGGCCATCGGGGTGCGGTCCAGATTAGATAACGGCGTCCAGGGATTCATTCCCACCAAATTTCTCAGTGACAAGGTGGTCAAACACCCTGAAGAGAGGGTcaag gTGGGCATGACGGTACACTGCCGCATCATGAAGATCGACATTGAGAAATTCAACGTCGACCTCACGTGCCGCACCTCGGATTTAATGGACAAGGGCAACGAGTGGAAGCTCCCCAAGGACAGCTACTACGACTTTGACACGGAGACAGAGGACCAAAAACAGGACGAGGAGCTCAAGAAGAAACAGCAGCGAACAC catATATAAAGCGTGTGATCGCCCATCCCAACTTCCACAACATCAGCTTCAACCAGGCagagaagatgatggagtccttGGACCAGGGAGACTTGGTCATCAGGCCCAGCAGCAAGGGAGAGAACCACCTCACCGTCACCTGGAAA GTGGCTGATGGGATTTATCAGCATGTGGACGTGAGAGAAGAGGGCAAAGAGAACGCCTTCAGCTTGGGACATACCCTCTGGATCAATAATGAA GAGTTTGAAGATCTGGATGAGATCTCCGCTCGCTACATTCAGCCAATGGCGGCATTTGCCCGCGATCTGCTTGTGCATAAGTACTTCCAGGACTGcaatggaggagaaaaggag AAAATGGAGGAGCTGTTGGTCAGAACGAAGAGGGAGAAGCCTACTTTCATTCCTTACTTTATTTCGGCCTGTAAGGCTCTGCCAGGAAAGTTCATACTGGGCTACCAGCCTCGCGGAAAACCACG CATTGAGTATGTGACCATCACCCCAGACGGCTTCCGGTACCGCTCTCAGATGTTTTCTACAGTGAACGGACTGTTCCGCTGGTTCAAGGACCATTACCAGGAGCCTGTGCCAG GCATCACACCCAGCAACAGCAGCCGAACGAGGACGCCTGCATCTCTGAACGCCACCCCAGCCAACATCAACATCGCAG ACCTGACGCGAGCCGTCAACGCTCTCCCTCGCAACATGACCTCTCAGATGTTCAGTGCCATCGCTGCGGTCACAGGCCAAGGCCAGAACCCCAACACCACGCCGGCACAGTGGGGCTCCAGCCAGTACGGCTACGGCGGCAGcacagggggagggggaggcagcTCCTCTGCCTATCAT GTGTTTGCCACGCCGCAGCAGCCCATAGCGACGCCCATGATGACGCCCAGCTACTCCTACACCACCCCCAGCCAGCAGGCCCTGGGCACGCCGCAGTACCCCGGCTCCACCCCGCAGTCCTCGCACTCCCACGGACACGCCCACGCGCACGGAGGACACTCGTCGCACCACGGCCATCACGGCCACCACAGCAGTCACCCCGGACACTCGTCCAGCACGCCCTCATCCTCCACCTCGTCCAGAGGGCGCacgccgcagcagcagcagcagcagcagcagcagcccaa CAACAGCTCAGCGGTGGACTGGGGCAAGATGGCCGAGCAGTggctgaaggagaaagaggcagaggggcGGAAAAAGACCCCGAGGATGACGCCGCGGCCGTCGCCCAGCCCCATGATCGAGAGCACACCCATGTCCATCGCCGGAGACGCCACGCCCCTGCTGGATGAGATGGACCGATAG